The Triticum aestivum cultivar Chinese Spring chromosome 7B, IWGSC CS RefSeq v2.1, whole genome shotgun sequence genome window below encodes:
- the LOC123157206 gene encoding elongator complex protein 4 yields the protein MAAAAAAGTGAQTLGRSSFSRAASSKTASSSSPVTPSGVKLGPNGAAFVSSGIPDLDRILGGGFLLGSVVMVMEDSDAPHHLLLLRAFMAQGVVHKQPLLFAAPMKEPRSFLGALPAPAASSKEDARQRAMGGGAAGDGRASDEGLRIAWQYRKYFGDERNSSSEHRDSKQEFSHDFDLRKPLERHLLNAQHIECLSTKDVDTLHDLQDRCSAFLSKHQRKEGGNLSAGRIAIQSLCAPQCGYFGKDWDMVSFLRSVKAMVRSSNAVAIVTFPYTVLSDSFCKRWQHLADTLLSIKAIPDEDKDLAKLLTGYQDMVGFLHVHKVAQTNSQVPVILEASTFSLKLRKRRSLVLERLNQAPVDGSSGPSSGGSGSCSSSTQGSQLDF from the exons atggccgccgccgccgccgccggaacagGGGCCCAGACCCTCGGCCGGAGCAGCTTCTCGCGCGCCGCCTCTTCGAAGACCGCCTCGTCCTCGTCACCCGTCACCCCCTCCGGCGTCAAGCTCGGCCCCAACGGCGCCGCCTTCGTCTCCTCCGGCATCCCCGACCTCGACA GGATCCTGGGCGGCGGCTTCCTCCTCGGCTCGGTCGTGATGGTCATGGAGGACTCCGACGCGCCGCACCACCTCCTCctgctccgggccttcatggcgcAGGGCGTCGTGCACAAGCAGCCCCTGCTCTTTGCGGCACCTATGAAGGAGCCCCGCTCGTTCCTCGGCGCACTGCCTGCTCCGGCGGCGTCCTCGAAGGAGGACGCGCGGCAGAGGGCGATGGGTGGCGGAGCAGCTGGCGATGGACGAGCAAGT GATGAGGGTTTGAGGATAGCTTGGCAGTACAGGAAATATTTTGGGGACGAAAGGAATTCCAGTTCTGAACACAGAG ACAGCAAGCAGGAATTTAGCCATGATTTTGATTTACGGAAGCCCCTGGAACGGCATTTACTTAATGCACAGCATATTGAATGTTTGAGCACTAAAGATGTGGATACTCTCCATGATCTCCAGGATCGCTGTTCTGCTTTCTTATCCAAACATCAAAG AAAAGAGGGTGGAAATCTTAGTGCAGGACGTATTGCTATACAGTCACTCTGTGCACCACAGTGTGGATATTTTGGGAAG GACTGGGACATGGTCTCGTTTCTCAGATCAGTGAAGGCCATGGTGCGCTCATCTAACGCCGTTGCCATTGTAACATTTCCATACACAGTCCTATCAGATTCTTTCTGCAAGAGATGGCAGCACCTAGCAGACACGCTGCTGTCAATAAAAGCAATCCCAG ATGAGGACAAGGACTTGGCGAAGCTCCTCACGGGGTATCAGGACATGGTTGGTTTTCTGCATGTTCATAAGGTGGCACAGACCAACAGCCAG GTTCCTGTGATATTAGAGGCGTCCACGTTTTCTCTGAAGCTGCGAAAGAGGAGGTCGCTGGTGCTGGAACGGCTGAACCAGGCCCCGGTGGACGGGTCGAGCGGGCCCTCGTCTGGTGGATCAGGCAGTTGCTCCTCGTCGACGCAAGGCTCGCAGCTCGATTTCTAA